CTTTTCCTTTATTCTTAATATTACATATAGTGGCTTTTTAGAACTAACAACTTACTTTTCGGTTCCAAACTGAAGAATTGTGCTATATGATTTTGCCATTCCAACAGCCATTGTTTGTGGGTACGCTTTTATCTTTATTTTCTTAGAAGTTCAGAAAAAACCACTGATTTTAATGAAACCAAAAGTGGTGAAAGCGCCAATTCCTAAAAAAGGTTATTCAACGAAGTTTTTAGGATTCATTAAGCTGAACTTTAAACAAAAAATCAGTTTAAAATTTGCCTATGATGCAAAATGAAAATTATTATTAACAATTATCGTAACGACCTTAACTGGGGCAATGCTTTTTACTGGTTTAACAACAATTATTAACTTTTCGCAAGTTAATCTTAATTTGCGTTACAATATGAATTGAAAATATGCTTATCAGTATGATAATAGTTATCATTATGATTTAAACAACAAAGCCCCCTATGATTATTTAGTCTATGATAGTCCCCAAGATGTTATTAGTAGCAATGTTGCTGGGTATAATATCCTAGACCCCGCACAAAAAATAACTACTTCTGAATTAGTTTTGAAAAAATATCAACTAAATGGGAAGGCTGTTTGTGGGCCATTTGTTGATGGTAGTACGGATTTAAAAAGTTTAAAATATTTATGGTTAAATGCTAATAGTTATGGATGATATGTTAATAATTGTAAGGGAACGAGCCATTATGATCAAATTACTTCTTTTATTAATTCGAGTGCCTATTATTATTTTATTGAAGAATTAAGCCGTAATAATGGAATTCTTACTTTGGGTTATCAACCAATTATCTATGGTAAACAACAACAAGAATTATTTGCCCTAAATAGTTATTTATCAACTAATTTTGCTTTAAATTATGGTGATACCGAAAACTCCTTAAGCAATTATCGTGAAGCCAATTTAAAATCACCAATTGATATTTCAATTCGTAGTTTTTATCAAAATTATATTCAACCATGAAACTTCAGTTGGATTGGGGGTAATGCGACTCAATTTTATCAATATGAAAATAATAATTTATTGTTTGTTCCCCGCTTAGAAAATAAAACTAATATGGAATGATTCTTTAATGAGATTACTAGTTTTGATGATCGTGATTCCCAAAAAAGTTTATTATATTATGCGCTTCATCCAAACCAGTATACAATCAATAGTCATGTTAAAGAAGCAATTTTATTAACTAATGAAATTAAATCATTAATTCAGAATGGGGATTGGTTTTATGCCCATACCCCCGGGTGAAAACCATCCGATTTTAAAGTCAATGTTTATCCGATTATTGTCAATAAAGGTTTTCAATTTTTAAAGGGAGTTAATATTGGTGATGTTTTAACAAGCAATTTTAACGAGAAATCAGTTACGTTCTATATTGTGATGGATGAATTTAACAACGGAATGAAAAATATGATTTTAATTAATAACTATGCTACAAAGGGATTGGCCCAAAAAGATTTAAACCAACTTTATTCATCCCTTGAGCAAAATGAGACTTACCGCTATATTGGTTTTTATGAGCGGAATAATAATTATGCAATCGATCCGTCTAACCCAAAAACATATGATGCGGCTCCTATTTATAATGGAACGCAAAATTTAACGAACATGTTTGAAAAAACAGTTAATTTACAAATTCTTTTATTCTTAATTTATTTGTTAATCTTAGTCGCATCAATTGTTGCATGTATTTTCCAAATCTTTATTATTACTAATATTATTGTAAAAGATAACTTAAAATTGCTAAACAGTTTTAAAGCATTAGGATATTCAAACTTTTGAATTTTTAACCGGATGTTCTTGGTTTATTTACCAATCATTATTATTAGTTGAGTTATTTCGATTCCAATTGGGACATATGTCATTGATATGATTCGCCAGCAAATTATCTGAAATATGCTTGCATATGTTTCCGCGACTGTTAATGTGGGGGACTACTTAATTAGTTTCTTTGGCTTAGTCGCAATGTTTATCACCGCGTTTGTCTTAAATAAAGTTTTTATGGACCGGCGATATCCAATGTTAAAAACAATGAACTGAAATTAGAACATAAACAAATTTTGTTTATGTTTTTTTATGCATGCTAGGGATATTTTTTAATGATCAAAATAACATTATGCTATATTTTAGTTGATAAAGGAGGGAACATAATGTGGGTAAGAACAATTAGTAAGGTTAATTTTAATGGGTTAACTTTGTTAAAAGAAAAACACCATCAGTTTAATGAATTTTATCAACAACAAAGTTATCGGAATGCTAAATTAACAAAATTATTAAATGAAACGCTTGAACATAGTGTTACCATTGAAGAATATAGTCAGCACTTTATTAATTTATTAGTGTTAATTGTGGAAGAAGATAATCAGGCTTTATCAGATGAAATGATGATTCAAATTGGAATGGTGATGTCTTATTGTCATGGGATCACCTTGTTTTGTGAAAAATTAGACCAGGTATTACTTAAACAACAGGAAATTATTCAAGCCTTTATTGACACTGTTAAAGAATTAAATGTAGGAATTATTTTAGAATTAACAAAATACCAAGATTTCGCGGTAAAAATCTTAACTAATATTTTTAATGAAATTTTAAGTTGTGAAACCCTTCATCAATTTTTGACAATTCAAGAAAGATTTTGAACAACATTACGAACACAGGTGCTAGATTATCAAACGAGTAATGAAGTTTTTAAACTTTTTATTTTATATTTTTTTACTGCCAAAGCCCTCATTGATTTTTTTAATAAATTATTAGTTAACAAGTGCTAGTTTCATTGTTCAAGAATAGTGATATAATATTTATGAATAAGGAGATGACGACCATGGGGGAAGCATTAAAAGGTTCAAACCTAACTGAAGAAGAAATTTTAAAAAAAATGCAAGAAATTCAAGAGAATTTTGCTTGTACACCAAATATGATTGATGGCATTGGATTTTGTGCCAAATCATTTGATAAAGATGGCAAATTAATTACTACGGAAGAAGTTATTACTTCTAATTCAAAATAAACATTATTTAATAAAATAATGTTTTTATTTTCGTGATTTCTTGTCCACTTCCTTTGATAAATGTATATAATTAATACGAGAATAATTGAATGATAAATAAAAGGAGAATAATATGTTTGGACTAGAAAATAATATGGCAGGTTTAGGTTATTTTGTTTTTTTAATAATTTTAGGTCTTTTAATATTAGGAATGATAATTATTGGTTTAGTTGATATTTCTTACAAACGCCAAAGTACAAAATATTATCCTAAAGAAATTTTGCGAAAGATGTTAGATGATAATGATTTCAAAGATGTAAATATTGGAATTTTTAAATTTATTGGAAAGGCCCAGAATTTCAATTACATTAGTAACACTATTAAAATTAGAACGCGTGATTTAAATGATCCAAGTGTTTTGAAAATTTATGATATGTTATTTCATTTTTATTATTTATTTCAAATTAAAACTAAAAAAAACCGTTCATTTTTTTGATTAAAATTTGTTTCGTATTTATTATGTTTTGTATTTGTAATTTTTATTACAACAACAATTTT
The sequence above is drawn from the Spiroplasma eriocheiris genome and encodes:
- a CDS encoding FtsX-like permease family protein; this translates as MILIRHLFKNFWKSFTKNTLQVLGLFMMLIVIITIFCGLILSHNLAYSQLDKIGQGSYDTNVTFRISDELKIKSRANNLSYSLVNINYLDDKHNPNLNQMEKANFSLKKINDYYQIILDSKTTHVGQWLASNSNNEYFQQQLKNNDTLAINFRNDILPNSDFILTDDEYNKLISYSKTNGDWMPFVSVDAKTKDLSGYTIFTNQYKDFKANQDYIHELEIKLMNTVILGSVINKDFIYETLDVYDIFKAQYYYIQNIKTGYWSTPIMVKGNYQEFLNYNAPDGIAPIIINPSYARKNNLKIGDVINIYNNYYRILGFGTSLFVNQDVNNGNFVYNPYLWMRNQDFLKLKSYLPNITRLVEDQWTIKGAFADDQLNPGFKDNKQGSWNNFANIYQNGNINLSSEPDNEINSMLLLIINKEEIIWSILMAISILLIVSSFIMISMIVNKLLLVNREIIGNLKAQGYSTTVITTLLLLCFFVLMLIISTIAMGTSWVFSFILNITYSGFLELTTYFSVPNWRIVLYDFAIPTAIVCGYAFIFIFLEVQKKPLILMKPKVVKAPIPKKGYSTKFLGFIKLNFKQKISLKFAYDAKWKLLLTIIVTTLTGAMLFTGLTTIINFSQVNLNLRYNMNWKYAYQYDNSYHYDLNNKAPYDYLVYDSPQDVISSNVAGYNILDPAQKITTSELVLKKYQLNGKAVCGPFVDGSTDLKSLKYLWLNANSYGWYVNNCKGTSHYDQITSFINSSAYYYFIEELSRNNGILTLGYQPIIYGKQQQELFALNSYLSTNFALNYGDTENSLSNYREANLKSPIDISIRSFYQNYIQPWNFSWIGGNATQFYQYENNNLLFVPRLENKTNMEWFFNEITSFDDRDSQKSLLYYALHPNQYTINSHVKEAILLTNEIKSLIQNGDWFYAHTPGWKPSDFKVNVYPIIVNKGFQFLKGVNIGDVLTSNFNEKSVTFYIVMDEFNNGMKNMILINNYATKGLAQKDLNQLYSSLEQNETYRYIGFYERNNNYAIDPSNPKTYDAAPIYNGTQNLTNMFEKTVNLQILLFLIYLLILVASIVACIFQIFIITNIIVKDNLKLLNSFKALGYSNFWIFNRMFLVYLPIIIISWVISIPIGTYVIDMIRQQIIWNMLAYVSATVNVGDYLISFFGLVAMFITAFVLNKVFMDRRYPMLKTMNWN